The following proteins are encoded in a genomic region of Methylococcales bacterium:
- the mrcB gene encoding penicillin-binding protein 1B, with product MTDDSPRSFFFKWLKRSIVIAILGLAFFLTPYLIKLNTEVVTTFNGKRWDIPARIYANPLDLYVGLALKQTELEDLLQQLHYRQEMKLTSEGAYKSLPNKIELKSRYFDFWDGPQLSQHLQIQFSKHSITRITDLTLKQNVAITRLDPVQIGSFYPQRKEDRILIKLDDAPDFLTQGLLATEDRNFYQHYGVSLRGVARAVWSNLRAGGLVQGGSTLTQQLVKNFYLTSERSLKRKVNEAFMSLLLEFHYEKSEILEAYLNEIYLGQDGANAVHGFGLASQFYFGRPLKDLPLHQSAALIALVRGPSMYDLRRHPKAGLDRRNMVLREMFAQGYIKKPVMTAAIAKPLEVIQHKHRSVNRYPAFLDKVKRELAQQYKEADLTTEGLKIFTTLDSQVQNSLEKTVAKKIASFEKRPKSSQLETAVIVTRRESGEIIALMGGKKSTEAGFNRALDAVRPIGSLVKPAVFLTALMQTDRFTMVTPVSDAAIHVKSGGQVWSPKNYDHKEHGLVPLHNALTYSYNLATVRVGMDVGLEAVESTLKKLGVSRKINLFPSLLLGALQLTPFEVSQMYQTLAGDGFMTELKTIHTVVAMDGKPLQHVPFTIEQRLDPAATYIINTILQKVMTKGTGRSAYKYLPKKLALAGKTGTSNELKDSWFAGFSGDYLSVVWIGRDDNKPSGLSGSSGALQLWINLMRKIATQPVNLIAPDGIEMAWIDNQGLLADYYCQGAKKYPFIKGSVPTKLSPCIATMKVIQAEPLYDKDGQPLNSKPALQDDDALF from the coding sequence ATGACAGACGATTCTCCACGCTCATTTTTTTTTAAATGGCTTAAACGCTCTATTGTTATTGCTATTTTAGGGTTAGCTTTTTTTTTAACGCCGTATCTTATAAAATTAAACACCGAAGTGGTGACCACCTTTAATGGTAAACGCTGGGATATTCCAGCGCGTATTTATGCCAACCCTTTAGATCTCTATGTGGGACTCGCTTTAAAACAAACTGAATTGGAAGATTTATTACAGCAATTACATTATCGTCAAGAAATGAAATTAACTTCGGAAGGGGCGTATAAGTCGTTACCGAATAAAATTGAATTAAAAAGTCGTTATTTTGATTTTTGGGATGGGCCGCAACTGAGTCAGCATTTACAAATCCAATTTTCTAAGCACAGTATTACTCGAATTACCGATTTAACCCTGAAACAAAACGTTGCAATTACACGATTAGATCCCGTGCAAATTGGTAGTTTTTATCCTCAGCGAAAAGAAGATCGAATTTTAATTAAACTGGATGATGCGCCTGATTTTTTAACTCAAGGTTTACTTGCAACCGAAGATCGAAATTTTTATCAACATTATGGCGTTTCATTACGGGGCGTAGCGCGGGCGGTGTGGTCAAATTTGCGCGCAGGGGGATTGGTTCAGGGTGGCAGTACGCTAACGCAACAATTGGTTAAGAACTTTTATTTAACCTCCGAACGAAGTTTAAAGCGTAAAGTGAATGAAGCCTTTATGTCGTTATTATTAGAATTTCATTATGAAAAATCTGAAATTTTAGAAGCGTATTTAAATGAAATTTATTTAGGGCAAGATGGGGCGAATGCGGTACATGGGTTTGGATTAGCCAGTCAATTTTATTTTGGTCGTCCATTAAAAGATTTACCACTGCATCAATCCGCTGCGTTAATTGCGCTGGTAAGAGGGCCTTCAATGTATGATTTACGGCGACACCCTAAAGCAGGCTTAGATCGGCGCAATATGGTCTTAAGAGAAATGTTTGCTCAAGGCTATATTAAAAAACCAGTGATGACCGCTGCGATTGCTAAACCTCTGGAGGTTATTCAACATAAACATCGTTCTGTTAATCGTTACCCTGCCTTTTTAGATAAAGTTAAGCGTGAATTAGCGCAACAATATAAAGAAGCAGATTTAACTACGGAAGGGTTGAAAATTTTTACCACCTTGGATTCGCAAGTACAAAATAGCTTAGAAAAAACGGTGGCTAAAAAAATAGCGTCATTTGAAAAACGACCTAAAAGTAGTCAGTTAGAAACCGCAGTTATTGTAACGCGTCGTGAAAGTGGTGAAATTATTGCGTTAATGGGCGGGAAGAAATCAACAGAGGCGGGGTTTAACCGTGCTTTAGATGCGGTTAGACCGATTGGCTCTTTAGTCAAGCCTGCGGTGTTTTTAACCGCGTTAATGCAAACAGATCGGTTTACGATGGTCACCCCTGTCAGTGATGCCGCGATTCATGTAAAAAGTGGGGGACAAGTGTGGTCACCTAAAAACTACGATCATAAAGAGCATGGTCTCGTTCCGTTGCATAACGCCTTAACCTATTCTTATAATTTAGCGACGGTTCGTGTTGGGATGGACGTGGGTTTAGAGGCGGTTGAAAGCACATTAAAAAAATTAGGGGTTAGTCGGAAAATTAATTTATTTCCATCCTTACTCCTTGGTGCGCTCCAATTAACACCGTTTGAAGTCAGCCAAATGTATCAAACCTTAGCGGGGGATGGTTTTATGACGGAATTAAAAACGATTCATACCGTCGTTGCGATGGATGGTAAACCGTTGCAACATGTTCCCTTTACGATTGAGCAACGTTTAGATCCTGCGGCCACTTATATTATTAACACGATACTACAAAAGGTCATGACGAAAGGAACAGGGCGTTCAGCGTATAAATATTTGCCTAAAAAATTAGCCTTGGCTGGAAAAACAGGCACGAGTAATGAATTAAAAGACAGTTGGTTTGCAGGCTTTAGTGGGGATTATTTATCCGTAGTTTGGATCGGTCGAGATGATAATAAACCATCAGGATTAAGTGGATCATCAGGGGCATTACAATTATGGATTAATTTAATGCGAAAAATTGCAACACAACCCGTTAATTTAATTGCTCCCGATGGGATTGAAATGGCGTGGATAGACAACCAAGGTTTATTAGCCGATTATTATTGTCAAGGGGCTAAAAAATACCCCTTTATAAAAGGCTCTGTTCCAACCAAATTATCGCCGTGTATTGCGACCATGAAAGTCATTCAAGCGGAACCTTTGTATGATAAGGATGGGCAACCCCTTAATTCTAAGCCAGCTCTTCAAGATGATGATGCCTTATTTTAA
- the rsxC gene encoding electron transport complex subunit RsxC: MNFLQFFGRKKTFSHGIHPPEYKETHYKETRRLPFPPHVILLLGQSIGKPAVSIVHKGQHVERGELIAKADGFVSVPLYASVTGTVKGIELVLTARGTREPAIIIETMLSSGQRQLDGVQRDLDTLSRQDLIKAVCTMGMVGLGGAAFPTHVKMSIPKDCNIHTVLINGCECEPFLTTDHRVMLEQVNHLIRGIKIAMKSVDAPKAIIGIESNKLNVLEAIKPHLPTDGSITIEAVVTKYPQGAEKMLATALLGVEIPSKGLPSEIGLAIFNVTTLAEIGRLLPQGQALIERIVTVTGDDLEKPGNYQVPIGTPLGHILEYAGFTGDEAELILGGPMMGMSAASLDVPTTKGTGGLLVLDKRATKNDDIMPCIKCSRCLQACPINLNPSELGLLAAKRQYDVMEEKYNLNDCFDCGCCSYVCPSNIPLVQYFRIAKTLNRQRHQ, from the coding sequence GTGAATTTTTTACAATTTTTTGGAAGAAAAAAAACCTTTTCTCACGGGATTCATCCCCCTGAATATAAAGAAACCCATTACAAAGAAACGCGTCGATTACCCTTTCCGCCTCATGTGATCTTGTTGCTAGGGCAAAGCATTGGCAAACCTGCGGTGTCGATTGTTCATAAAGGTCAACACGTTGAACGGGGTGAGTTAATCGCCAAGGCCGATGGCTTTGTTTCTGTGCCTTTATATGCGTCAGTCACAGGAACGGTAAAGGGCATAGAATTGGTTTTAACCGCAAGAGGAACGCGTGAACCTGCGATTATTATTGAAACCATGCTCAGTTCAGGGCAACGTCAATTAGATGGGGTTCAACGTGATCTTGACACCTTATCACGGCAAGATTTAATTAAAGCCGTTTGTACTATGGGAATGGTGGGCTTAGGAGGCGCGGCTTTTCCGACTCACGTCAAAATGAGTATTCCGAAAGACTGTAACATTCATACGGTCTTAATTAATGGCTGTGAGTGCGAACCCTTTTTAACCACCGATCATCGAGTGATGTTAGAACAGGTTAATCATTTAATTCGAGGGATTAAAATTGCGATGAAATCGGTGGATGCGCCGAAAGCAATCATCGGAATTGAAAGCAATAAACTCAACGTTTTAGAAGCCATTAAACCGCATCTACCTACGGATGGTTCAATTACGATTGAGGCCGTTGTGACTAAGTACCCACAAGGTGCGGAAAAAATGTTAGCGACCGCGCTTTTAGGGGTTGAAATTCCATCGAAAGGACTGCCCTCTGAAATAGGCCTCGCTATTTTCAATGTGACCACCTTAGCTGAAATAGGGCGTTTATTACCTCAAGGGCAAGCGTTAATTGAGCGTATTGTGACGGTGACAGGGGATGATTTAGAAAAACCAGGAAATTACCAAGTCCCCATCGGCACGCCTTTAGGCCATATTCTTGAATATGCAGGATTCACAGGGGATGAAGCCGAGTTAATTTTAGGCGGGCCAATGATGGGCATGTCGGCGGCCTCGTTAGATGTCCCGACAACCAAAGGAACGGGCGGCTTATTAGTGCTGGATAAACGGGCAACCAAAAATGATGACATTATGCCCTGTATTAAATGTTCCCGATGCTTACAAGCCTGCCCTATCAATTTAAACCCGTCTGAATTAGGATTGTTAGCGGCAAAACGTCAATATGATGTCATGGAAGAAAAATATAACTTAAATGATTGCTTTGATTGTGGCTGTTGTAGTTACGTTTGCCCCTCAAACATTCCGCTTGTTCAGTACTTTAGAATCGCAAAAACCCTCAATAGACAAAGGCATCAATAA
- a CDS encoding flavin reductase family protein has product MMKNLKKALKLWASGVTVVTTKSEKLGVQGMTVTSFSSVSLEPHQILVCLNQNTETQAGVFEAQAFAVNVLTINQETVSNQFAGGASQEERFANVSWHEGKTGMPVFDKALVSIECTVAEKILAGTHWVIIGNVEQIKCHSGDPLLYYNSEYSRLA; this is encoded by the coding sequence ATGATGAAGAATTTAAAAAAAGCTCTAAAATTATGGGCAAGTGGTGTCACGGTCGTTACGACAAAAAGTGAAAAACTCGGTGTTCAAGGAATGACGGTCACTTCATTTAGCAGTGTTTCTTTAGAGCCTCATCAAATTTTAGTGTGCCTAAACCAAAATACAGAAACCCAAGCAGGCGTTTTTGAAGCGCAAGCCTTTGCTGTTAATGTTTTAACCATAAATCAAGAAACGGTCTCAAATCAATTTGCAGGGGGTGCGAGTCAGGAAGAGCGTTTTGCAAATGTTTCATGGCATGAAGGCAAAACAGGGATGCCCGTTTTTGATAAGGCACTGGTTTCTATTGAATGCACGGTGGCTGAAAAAATATTAGCAGGGACTCATTGGGTTATTATTGGTAATGTTGAACAAATAAAGTGTCATTCTGGGGATCCCTTACTTTATTATAATTCAGAGTACAGTCGTCTAGCTTAG
- a CDS encoding RnfABCDGE type electron transport complex subunit D: MAIKPPKIDLRTSPYIRRAPSVPQIMRNVVYALIPLIIFSVIHFGISAFALILVVPLSCVATEHFFCKMSAKKTTVTDFSAVITGLLLAMTLPPGFPLWMGAVGGFVAIAMGKTLFGGIGFNVFNPALVGRAFLQAAFPVSITTWTPTQVADRFVDFIPSTLALPFMRPEETAQWTAQVATDGFSGATPLALMKFQQVITDSTSLFLGSVTGSAGETSALLILLCGGYLVFRNMLDWRIPAAVIFGTAISAEFFHLIDPDAPRALFMILSGGLMFAAVFMASDMVASPVTPMGIFVFGVLVGFLTVLIRLYGAMTEAVMYAILFGNAATPLIESYTQPKIYGARK, translated from the coding sequence ATGGCGATTAAACCCCCTAAAATAGATCTTCGTACTTCGCCCTATATTCGACGCGCCCCCTCTGTTCCCCAAATTATGCGGAATGTGGTTTATGCTTTAATTCCTTTAATTATATTTTCGGTGATTCATTTTGGAATCAGTGCGTTTGCCTTAATTTTAGTCGTCCCCTTATCCTGTGTTGCGACAGAACATTTTTTTTGTAAAATGTCGGCTAAGAAAACAACCGTTACCGATTTTAGTGCAGTGATAACAGGACTTTTATTAGCGATGACCTTACCGCCTGGATTTCCTTTATGGATGGGGGCGGTAGGTGGTTTTGTTGCCATTGCCATGGGGAAAACGCTCTTTGGGGGGATTGGTTTTAATGTTTTTAATCCTGCTTTAGTCGGACGTGCTTTTTTACAAGCGGCGTTTCCTGTTTCGATTACAACATGGACACCCACACAGGTAGCTGATCGGTTTGTTGACTTTATTCCATCGACCTTAGCTCTGCCTTTTATGCGCCCAGAAGAAACGGCACAATGGACCGCTCAAGTGGCAACCGATGGTTTTAGTGGCGCAACGCCATTAGCATTAATGAAGTTTCAACAGGTTATCACCGACAGTACCTCCTTATTTTTAGGTTCGGTAACTGGGTCTGCTGGCGAAACCTCCGCATTACTCATTCTATTGTGTGGTGGCTACTTAGTTTTTAGAAATATGCTGGATTGGCGAATCCCAGCGGCTGTTATTTTTGGAACCGCGATTTCAGCGGAATTTTTTCACTTAATTGATCCTGATGCGCCCCGTGCCTTATTTATGATTTTATCAGGCGGTTTAATGTTTGCCGCCGTCTTTATGGCCAGTGACATGGTTGCCTCTCCCGTAACCCCAATGGGAATTTTTGTATTTGGCGTTTTAGTGGGATTTTTAACCGTTTTAATTCGATTATATGGGGCGATGACCGAAGCGGTGATGTACGCTATTTTATTTGGTAATGCCGCAACCCCTCTAATTGAATCGTATACCCAACCTAAAATTTATGGGGCGCGTAAATAA
- a CDS encoding dihydrodipicolinate reductase C-terminal domain-containing protein has product MKKFKIAFLGLGKTGKVVAQNIHLDDRFELVFALKNKVDKSDKFDFKVKSKKHLNRLIEKHSPDVVVDFSTAEAVLSTIEKLPPQTPYIIATTGFTADQLEKLKEYPELTVLYAPCISDGINLLIEACKVFNKSWHDADVEIIEQHSKHKKDWPSGTAKKIATTFNKDIPIHSVRAGDIVSYHEVVLAVNNQKITLTHESFNKEVFAEGVKKAVSWLADKPCGYYEVDEVYR; this is encoded by the coding sequence ATGAAAAAATTTAAAATAGCTTTCTTAGGTCTAGGCAAAACAGGTAAAGTAGTTGCTCAAAATATTCATTTAGATGACCGCTTTGAACTGGTTTTTGCTCTAAAAAATAAAGTCGATAAATCGGATAAATTTGATTTTAAAGTTAAATCAAAAAAACACCTTAACCGATTAATAGAAAAACACAGTCCCGATGTGGTTGTGGACTTTAGCACCGCCGAAGCCGTTCTTTCAACGATTGAAAAATTACCGCCCCAAACGCCTTATATTATTGCTACAACGGGGTTTACAGCGGATCAATTAGAAAAGTTAAAAGAGTACCCTGAGTTAACCGTTCTTTACGCTCCGTGTATTTCTGATGGAATCAATCTTTTAATTGAAGCGTGTAAGGTCTTTAATAAATCATGGCATGATGCGGATGTTGAAATTATTGAACAGCATTCTAAACATAAAAAAGATTGGCCCAGTGGCACGGCGAAAAAAATAGCGACGACGTTTAATAAAGACATTCCTATTCATAGTGTCCGAGCGGGTGATATTGTGAGTTATCATGAGGTTGTTTTAGCGGTCAATAATCAAAAAATAACCTTAACACACGAATCGTTTAATAAAGAAGTTTTTGCTGAGGGCGTTAAGAAAGCCGTTTCATGGCTTGCTGATAAACCTTGTGGATATTATGAAGTTGATGAAGTTTACCGCTAA
- a CDS encoding quinoprotein dehydrogenase-associated putative ABC transporter substrate-binding protein: MKRFTLITTLLLAATSYTLNAADKFKVCADPLNPPYSTKKQTGFENKIAALFAKKLGQEIEYMWFPQRIGFIRNTLRVELKEGSGEYKCDVVMGVPAGYELTMTTQPYYHSQYVLLIAKGRGFDAITQPKDISKLPLVKQEHLKIAMFDRGPGTTWLQQQGLLDQGIPYQTMTGDDKNNLAMTISKDLKAKKLDMAILWGPMAGYVLSQAAADTYSVLPMVSTKAIKFDFSIAMGVRYGDKARKEVLTQLITENQAEINALIKSYQIPLLPIPEQKPHEADD; the protein is encoded by the coding sequence ATGAAACGCTTTACACTGATAACGACTTTATTGTTAGCTGCAACAAGTTATACGCTTAATGCCGCTGATAAATTTAAAGTCTGTGCAGATCCTTTAAATCCTCCGTATTCAACCAAAAAACAAACAGGTTTTGAAAATAAAATTGCCGCTTTATTTGCTAAAAAATTAGGTCAAGAAATTGAGTACATGTGGTTTCCACAACGGATTGGTTTTATTAGAAATACATTAAGAGTTGAATTAAAAGAAGGCAGTGGTGAATATAAGTGTGACGTTGTTATGGGTGTTCCCGCAGGTTATGAGCTGACGATGACCACACAACCTTATTATCATTCCCAGTATGTGTTATTAATTGCCAAAGGACGAGGCTTTGATGCCATTACTCAACCTAAAGACATTTCAAAATTACCCTTGGTTAAACAAGAACACTTAAAAATAGCGATGTTTGATCGAGGTCCTGGGACCACATGGCTACAACAGCAAGGGTTATTAGATCAGGGAATTCCTTATCAAACCATGACTGGGGATGATAAGAATAATCTTGCAATGACCATTTCTAAAGATTTAAAAGCCAAAAAATTAGATATGGCGATTCTTTGGGGGCCAATGGCGGGTTATGTTTTATCACAAGCCGCTGCCGATACCTATAGCGTCTTACCGATGGTTTCAACAAAGGCGATAAAATTTGATTTTTCAATCGCGATGGGGGTTCGTTATGGCGATAAGGCGCGTAAAGAGGTTTTAACTCAATTAATTACGGAGAATCAAGCAGAAATTAATGCTCTCATCAAAAGCTATCAGATTCCTTTGCTCCCCATTCCTGAACAAAAGCCGCATGAAGCGGATGATTAA